A part of Actinoallomurus bryophytorum genomic DNA contains:
- a CDS encoding ABC transporter ATP-binding protein has product MSLLRLQEVTVRYGGLLALDKVSLHVDEQEILGLIGPNGAGKSTAFNVIAGTVRTTTGTVRFGERRIDGRSPAVLAREGIARTFQHVGLFESMTVLENVAVAAAVRHRSRRQARRRAFEALAEVGMADDAQRIAGSLPLGHQKLVAIARSIVGDPRLLLLDEMMSGLSDEEIDRTVTVLNRLRRGGLSLVVIEHIMEVIDRLTDRVVVFSSGRVLAEGTSAEIQQDPAVRATYLGEHVA; this is encoded by the coding sequence ATGAGCCTGCTCAGGCTGCAGGAGGTGACGGTCCGGTACGGCGGACTGCTCGCCCTGGACAAGGTGAGCCTCCACGTCGACGAGCAGGAGATCCTCGGCCTGATCGGTCCGAACGGTGCGGGCAAGAGCACCGCCTTCAACGTCATCGCCGGGACCGTAAGGACCACGACCGGCACGGTCCGCTTCGGCGAGCGCCGCATCGACGGACGTTCACCGGCAGTGCTCGCCCGCGAGGGCATCGCGCGCACCTTTCAACACGTCGGACTCTTCGAGTCGATGACCGTACTGGAGAACGTCGCCGTCGCCGCGGCCGTCCGGCATCGATCGCGGCGGCAGGCCCGCCGCCGCGCATTTGAGGCGCTCGCCGAGGTGGGGATGGCCGACGACGCGCAACGGATCGCGGGTTCGCTGCCGCTCGGCCACCAAAAGCTCGTCGCGATCGCCCGGAGCATCGTCGGCGACCCCCGGCTCCTGCTCCTCGACGAGATGATGTCCGGCCTGTCCGACGAGGAGATCGACCGCACGGTCACCGTGCTGAACCGCCTGCGGCGCGGGGGGCTCAGCCTCGTCGTCATCGAGCACATCATGGAGGTCATCGACCGCCTCACCGACCGTGTCGTGGTCTTCTCGAGCGGCCGCGTCCTCGCCGAGGGAACCAGCGCCGAAATCCAGCAGGACCCCGCCGTACGGGCGACCTATCTCGGAGAACACGTTGCTTGA